A single genomic interval of Caballeronia sp. NK8 harbors:
- a CDS encoding DcrB-related protein → MNSKYSFEEGSIDLPEGFHDRSTNIFVYGSTTPSPLNLNIARDVLLPDEGLPAYVDRQMQLLKKNVRGHAVHQRTRATLGHADAAIEGEQITSTHKTGSQTIHQRQAAFIRSGSDVLIFSCSSVRPFDAKQDVLWTNWLTSFRARDAN, encoded by the coding sequence ATGAATTCAAAGTACAGCTTCGAAGAAGGCAGCATCGATCTGCCGGAAGGGTTTCATGATCGCAGCACGAACATCTTCGTCTACGGGAGCACGACGCCTTCGCCGCTCAACCTGAACATCGCCCGCGACGTTCTGCTGCCTGACGAAGGCTTGCCGGCCTACGTGGATCGGCAGATGCAACTGCTCAAGAAAAATGTGCGCGGCCATGCGGTGCATCAGAGGACACGAGCGACGCTGGGTCACGCGGACGCCGCGATCGAAGGCGAGCAAATCACATCGACGCACAAGACTGGCTCACAAACGATCCATCAGCGCCAAGCCGCTTTCATTCGAAGCGGCAGCGACGTGCTGATCTTCTCCTGCTCCAGCGTTCGACCGTTCGACGCAAAACAGGATGTCCTATGGACAAACTGGCTCACGAGCTTCCGCGCTCGCGATGCGAATTGA
- the tssF gene encoding type VI secretion system baseplate subunit TssF produces MDPRLLDYYNQELIYLRESAGEFAQAHPKIARRLGLQAGEMTDPYVERLIESFCFMSARMRLKLDAEFPRFTQRLLEVTYPNYVAPTPSMAVARIYPAHSKGNLNEGFLMRRGTTLKTHIPSGESTPCTFRTSQDVVLYPLEIEVARLTGIPPDIPGLERYVPAHAQIRGALRLRIRTTNKTKIATVDNLDRLPIYLAGDEQVASHLFELVHAAGIASIIGEPGAFGDPDRPFAAVTSRAVQHEGLGLDQGMLPLTWSKFHGHNLLHEYFACPTRFYFFTLTGLQEGLRRTRGETAEIIILLDRAPDQLASLVDAARFALFCTPVVNLFPQKLDRIELSEASTEFHLVPKRQSPLDHEVFSVQSLHARVEANSENLEFRPLYQTLNSDEGNHGRYFSVRRERRLLSDKSRRYGTRTPYIGTETFVALVDQHEAPYHEGMRHLSAEAWLTNRDLPLLVPRDGVHDFELPDSGDPIASIGMIRPPSAPRPPYADGEIAWRLIRQLNFNYLPLEEIDHRPGGQGLRDMLRLFLSRDDAEHQRQVESLVGVKTKPVTRKLPGGGPLVFGRGIECQLTVDESGFSGTSPYLFGLILEHYLARHVSINSFTQTELVSMQRGRIMRWPVRVGTRGVS; encoded by the coding sequence ATGGACCCGCGATTACTCGATTACTACAACCAGGAGTTGATCTATCTGCGCGAGAGCGCAGGCGAGTTCGCGCAGGCGCACCCGAAAATCGCGCGGCGTCTGGGACTTCAGGCGGGCGAGATGACCGATCCTTACGTGGAGCGTCTGATCGAATCGTTTTGCTTCATGTCCGCACGCATGAGGCTCAAGCTGGACGCTGAGTTTCCGCGCTTCACGCAGCGCCTGCTCGAAGTCACTTATCCGAACTACGTCGCGCCGACGCCATCCATGGCGGTGGCGCGGATTTATCCGGCTCACTCGAAAGGGAATCTCAATGAAGGGTTTCTGATGCGGCGTGGCACGACGCTCAAGACCCATATCCCCAGTGGCGAAAGTACGCCGTGCACGTTCCGCACGAGCCAGGACGTCGTGCTGTATCCGTTGGAAATCGAGGTTGCGAGGCTCACCGGCATTCCTCCGGACATCCCCGGCCTCGAACGTTACGTGCCCGCGCACGCGCAAATACGCGGCGCGCTGCGTCTTCGCATCCGAACCACGAACAAGACGAAGATCGCCACGGTCGACAATCTCGACCGGCTGCCCATCTATTTGGCTGGTGACGAGCAAGTGGCCTCGCACCTCTTCGAACTCGTGCATGCCGCAGGGATCGCGTCGATCATTGGCGAACCGGGCGCGTTCGGCGATCCGGACAGGCCATTTGCGGCCGTGACGTCCAGAGCGGTGCAGCATGAAGGACTTGGTCTCGATCAGGGCATGCTGCCTCTCACATGGTCCAAGTTTCATGGGCACAACCTGCTGCATGAATACTTCGCGTGCCCGACCCGCTTCTACTTCTTCACGCTCACCGGCTTGCAGGAGGGACTGCGCAGGACCAGAGGCGAAACGGCGGAGATCATCATCCTGCTCGACCGTGCGCCCGATCAGCTCGCGAGCCTCGTCGACGCCGCGCGGTTCGCGCTCTTTTGCACGCCGGTGGTCAATCTGTTTCCGCAGAAGCTGGATCGCATCGAGTTATCCGAGGCCAGCACGGAGTTTCACCTGGTGCCCAAACGACAGTCGCCGCTCGATCACGAAGTCTTCTCGGTACAGTCGTTGCACGCACGCGTAGAGGCGAATTCAGAGAACCTGGAGTTCCGCCCGCTCTATCAAACGTTGAATAGCGACGAAGGCAATCATGGCCGCTATTTCTCCGTGCGCCGCGAGCGGCGGCTGCTTTCCGACAAATCGCGTCGCTATGGTACGCGCACGCCCTATATCGGCACCGAGACGTTCGTCGCTCTCGTCGACCAGCACGAAGCGCCTTACCACGAAGGCATGCGTCATCTTTCGGCCGAAGCCTGGCTGACCAACCGCGATTTGCCGCTGCTGGTGCCACGCGATGGCGTGCACGACTTCGAGCTGCCCGATAGCGGTGATCCGATCGCGAGCATCGGCATGATTCGTCCGCCCAGCGCACCGCGCCCGCCCTATGCGGACGGCGAGATTGCGTGGCGTCTGATCAGGCAACTGAATTTCAACTATCTTCCGCTGGAAGAAATCGATCACAGGCCGGGAGGGCAGGGACTGCGCGACATGCTGAGGCTGTTTCTGAGCCGTGATGATGCGGAGCATCAGCGGCAGGTCGAAAGCCTCGTGGGCGTGAAAACGAAACCGGTCACGCGCAAGCTGCCCGGAGGCGGTCCGCTCGTGTTCGGCCGCGGGATCGAATGTCAATTGACCGTCGATGAATCGGGTTTCTCCGGAACCAGTCCCTATCTGTTCGGGTTGATTCTCGAACACTATCTCGCGCGCCACGTTTCGATCAATTCATTCACGCAGACCGAACTGGTCTCCATGCAGCGTGGGCGCATCATGCGCTGGCCCGTGCGCGTGGGCACACGCGGAGTGTCGTGA
- a CDS encoding ImpA family type VI secretion system protein has translation MSKKRIAKTEQNPSHDWMTPVNPSAPCGADLEYDPEFVVLFAQVAAKMDAQYGDFVGVPEPINWSEIDRDCRRLMMRSKDMRLALLFTRCRTRLAYADGLAEGLGLLAAWLTTFADSIHPQPGVDDDRDAALEIRMNALQALTDMDGLMADVRDISLTRASVRRLQVRDVERAFAQPRPSDALSIESVTQQLQDLRLQQPDAIAGFDRALDSLGVIDAWNQAQLGAFAADLSTLTRMLKRVAGEGPAPASSARAGSAPFAEEPADASTDNADEHDDALAEPSQAVETRVTMKSRPGRESALHSIREARQWFETHEPSSPIPVLLKRAEQFVGKRYAETVKAIPAELIIEWDKEE, from the coding sequence ATGAGCAAGAAACGTATCGCCAAGACGGAGCAGAATCCGTCGCACGACTGGATGACGCCGGTCAACCCATCGGCGCCGTGCGGCGCGGACCTCGAATACGATCCGGAATTCGTCGTGCTGTTCGCGCAGGTAGCCGCAAAGATGGATGCGCAGTATGGCGACTTCGTCGGCGTGCCTGAGCCGATCAACTGGAGCGAGATCGATCGCGATTGCCGCCGGCTGATGATGCGCAGCAAGGACATGCGCCTCGCCTTGCTGTTTACGCGGTGTCGCACACGGCTGGCTTACGCTGACGGACTCGCCGAAGGGTTGGGCTTGCTCGCCGCCTGGCTGACCACCTTCGCGGATTCGATTCACCCGCAACCCGGAGTGGATGATGATCGCGATGCGGCGCTCGAGATACGCATGAATGCATTGCAGGCGCTGACGGACATGGATGGCCTGATGGCCGATGTGCGTGATATCAGCCTCACGCGCGCTTCGGTGAGGCGTTTGCAGGTACGGGACGTCGAGCGCGCGTTTGCCCAGCCGCGTCCGAGCGATGCGCTGTCGATCGAGTCGGTGACGCAGCAGCTTCAGGACTTGCGTCTTCAGCAGCCGGATGCGATTGCCGGATTCGACCGCGCGCTGGACAGTCTCGGTGTCATCGACGCCTGGAATCAAGCGCAACTCGGCGCCTTCGCGGCGGATCTCTCCACCTTGACGCGCATGCTCAAGCGCGTCGCGGGTGAAGGTCCCGCTCCGGCGTCGTCGGCTCGGGCAGGCAGCGCACCTTTCGCGGAAGAACCTGCGGACGCGTCGACCGATAACGCCGACGAACACGACGATGCTTTGGCGGAGCCGTCGCAAGCTGTTGAAACGCGCGTGACGATGAAGTCCCGACCCGGCCGCGAAAGCGCGCTTCACTCCATACGCGAAGCGCGGCAATGGTTTGAAACGCATGAGCCGAGCAGTCCGATTCCCGTCCTTCTGAAGCGGGCCGAACAGTTCGTCGGCAAGCGCTACGCGGAAACGGTAAAGGCGATTCCCGCCGAACTGATCATCGAGTGGGACAAGGAAGAATAG
- a CDS encoding polymorphic toxin type 47 domain-containing protein, with product MYEAARIHDPIAHSSALAGFLVGALIGIAIIAAVAFLTVATGGCGTAFFIAALVAGFAADSLANSVLSLGESIGRSIKSKAGMIAAGSSNVFVNDREAARVEFSTVACEKHPPVKRIAEGSSNVFINDKAAARRDDRTECDATIDGGSDNVYIGGGRQQYLKIDPEIPDWLRTTVQVAFVVAGLVGGLAGAARQAEVLGARFGVRCATKFAAVFGLGVLASEVVNRYVIGPALSGLMGHPVEMTSGRKLILPESDFVLPGRLPIGCSRFYSSTLSGAGLLGPGWRLDWEMSLQRSEGELVYRGPQGRPIHFPSMEPGHQLYDAEEQIYLSRVHDGRYIVHTLTGHYFVFGEFDRHDLARLTLIEGPQGQQVFLNWDEYGTLHDIKDQAGHWLRLHYGGAFARLSHIELLAGGTPGVLVRYGYDDHGYLNSVTDRAGTVTRRFAYEEGLMVRQRNAEGFECEYRWAHTQDRACVVEHRTSAGEHYRFRYDFEHGQSEATDVFGNVARWQFDANQRVTAHTGFDGLSYRFEYDPSGWPSVMHLPGERTVELRYDELGRLVAETDPLGQTTRFEYHASTASVRETVLHDGRKWRTDYDDRNRPVLEIDPLGRRTTLAYGRDGQLSHITDARGGTVSLEHDERGLLSARTDCSGSVTRYTYDADSRLIALTDALNQTTRVRYNASGLPEAVTRGDLQIERYRWNALGQLIEHVRPAGQTERWTRDSLGRVSTYTDAEGRTIRYERDAYGRPLKLINGNGASYAFDWDAAGRLMREQRVDGTSRSFAYGDDGFLRYVVTRAGDSERMELHERDALGRLIQRAGEHSQTRYRYDVLGQLTEARRIPTNAGELLDIVADTVRRDYDAAGQLLAEHGVNGSVRYERDELGNPLSMTLPDAQRIETLYYGSGHAHRISVDGEVIADFERNALHAEIVRSQGALSLHTGYTPLGQVAWQRASKTPIQQHAATEADSALWWRYNYDSRGEMVESIDRQHGRTVYDYDRAGQLLRRSAEGFDEERFTWDAAGNLLNDEGRVANEKIAPLLDNLLREYHGVRYEYDEWGQLVRRNSMALGWDAEGHLLWTDDGVVRASYRYDALGRRIEKRVRAVAANGFSEKRVWFIWDNLRLAQEREDTGSIRTYLYDPVRAYAPLARLDRAYATDQAKVYHYHTDPAGTAREVTDAQGRVVWSGGYAAWGKVRANLASSAQPFIQSLRMPGQYHDDESGLHYNTFRYYDAHAGRFISSDPIGLAGGFNLYQYAPNPIRWIDPWGLANLDHESDFDAARRAAFEKAGMTNPENVSFSKFDPETGTIVEFKGPGGAKVAYDGPHADMDAAVGHDKPHVGWQTEGKRGAGGAERGNVTYDGEQHPHRSDIKGAGDLC from the coding sequence ATGTACGAAGCTGCCCGGATACATGATCCGATCGCTCATTCGAGCGCGCTCGCTGGTTTTCTGGTGGGGGCGTTGATTGGAATCGCCATTATTGCCGCAGTCGCGTTTTTGACCGTAGCGACGGGCGGATGCGGAACTGCCTTCTTCATTGCTGCACTCGTTGCAGGCTTTGCTGCAGATTCGCTTGCCAACAGCGTGTTGTCTTTAGGCGAATCGATAGGCCGATCGATCAAATCCAAAGCGGGCATGATCGCGGCCGGCTCGTCGAATGTCTTCGTGAACGACCGAGAGGCGGCACGCGTCGAGTTCAGCACGGTGGCCTGCGAGAAGCATCCGCCCGTCAAACGGATCGCCGAAGGATCGAGCAATGTGTTCATCAACGACAAGGCCGCTGCGCGTCGGGACGATCGCACCGAGTGCGACGCGACCATCGACGGCGGATCGGACAATGTCTACATCGGCGGCGGTCGGCAGCAGTATCTGAAAATCGATCCGGAGATTCCCGACTGGTTGCGCACAACCGTGCAGGTGGCGTTCGTCGTCGCGGGGCTGGTGGGTGGCTTGGCCGGCGCCGCTCGACAAGCCGAAGTTTTGGGAGCCCGGTTCGGCGTGCGTTGCGCGACCAAGTTCGCCGCCGTCTTTGGCCTTGGCGTGCTGGCCAGTGAGGTCGTGAACAGGTATGTGATCGGGCCCGCGCTCAGTGGTCTGATGGGACATCCCGTCGAGATGACCTCGGGCCGCAAGCTGATCCTTCCTGAGTCGGATTTTGTGTTGCCCGGGCGGCTGCCGATCGGCTGCTCACGCTTTTACTCGAGCACGCTCAGTGGCGCGGGCCTGCTCGGCCCCGGCTGGCGGCTCGACTGGGAGATGAGCCTGCAGCGTTCGGAAGGCGAACTCGTGTATCGCGGACCGCAAGGCCGGCCGATTCACTTTCCGTCGATGGAGCCGGGACACCAGTTGTATGACGCGGAAGAACAGATCTATCTGTCTCGCGTGCACGACGGGCGATACATCGTGCATACGCTCACCGGGCACTATTTCGTGTTCGGCGAGTTCGATCGGCACGATCTGGCCCGACTCACGTTGATCGAAGGCCCGCAAGGACAGCAGGTCTTCCTCAACTGGGATGAATACGGCACGCTGCACGACATCAAGGATCAAGCCGGCCATTGGCTGCGGCTTCACTACGGCGGAGCCTTCGCCCGACTGAGTCATATCGAACTGCTCGCGGGCGGCACGCCGGGCGTGCTCGTTCGCTACGGTTACGACGATCACGGCTATCTGAACTCCGTCACCGATCGCGCCGGCACCGTCACGCGCCGCTTCGCCTATGAAGAAGGCCTGATGGTGCGTCAACGCAATGCCGAGGGTTTCGAGTGCGAATACCGATGGGCGCACACGCAGGATCGCGCCTGCGTGGTCGAGCATCGCACGAGCGCGGGCGAGCACTATCGGTTCCGATACGACTTCGAGCACGGCCAGAGCGAAGCGACCGACGTGTTCGGCAACGTGGCGCGCTGGCAGTTCGACGCGAATCAGCGCGTGACCGCTCACACGGGCTTCGACGGCCTGTCGTATCGCTTCGAATACGATCCGTCGGGCTGGCCGAGCGTGATGCATCTGCCGGGAGAACGCACCGTCGAGTTGCGCTATGACGAGTTGGGGCGACTCGTGGCCGAGACCGATCCGCTGGGGCAAACCACGCGCTTCGAATACCACGCGAGCACGGCCAGCGTGCGCGAGACCGTGCTTCACGACGGTCGCAAGTGGCGCACGGACTACGACGACAGGAATCGTCCGGTGCTCGAAATCGACCCGCTTGGCCGGCGCACGACGCTGGCATACGGGCGAGACGGTCAGCTCTCGCACATCACCGACGCGCGAGGCGGCACGGTTTCACTGGAACACGACGAACGCGGACTGCTGAGCGCGCGCACGGACTGCTCGGGCAGCGTGACGCGTTACACCTACGATGCCGATAGCCGCCTCATCGCACTCACCGATGCGCTGAACCAGACCACGCGCGTGCGATACAACGCCAGCGGCTTGCCCGAAGCAGTCACGCGAGGGGACTTGCAGATCGAGCGATATCGCTGGAATGCGCTCGGGCAGTTGATCGAACACGTGCGCCCGGCCGGGCAAACGGAGCGTTGGACACGCGATAGCCTCGGACGCGTATCGACTTACACCGATGCCGAAGGCCGCACGATCCGCTACGAGCGCGACGCGTACGGCCGTCCGTTGAAACTCATCAACGGCAACGGCGCGAGTTACGCATTCGACTGGGACGCAGCCGGGCGGCTCATGCGCGAGCAGCGCGTGGACGGCACCAGCCGCAGCTTTGCCTATGGCGATGATGGGTTCCTGCGCTACGTCGTCACGCGCGCGGGCGACTCGGAGCGCATGGAACTGCACGAACGCGATGCGCTCGGGCGTCTGATCCAGCGAGCGGGCGAGCACAGCCAGACACGCTATCGATACGACGTGCTGGGCCAATTGACCGAAGCGCGGCGGATTCCGACCAACGCGGGCGAGTTGCTCGACATCGTCGCCGATACGGTGCGTCGGGACTACGACGCAGCCGGACAACTGCTCGCCGAACACGGCGTGAACGGCAGCGTGCGCTATGAGCGCGATGAACTGGGCAATCCGCTCTCGATGACGCTGCCCGATGCACAGCGCATCGAGACGCTGTATTACGGTTCGGGCCATGCACATCGGATATCGGTAGATGGCGAGGTGATCGCGGACTTCGAGCGCAACGCGTTGCACGCGGAGATCGTTCGCAGCCAGGGCGCGTTGAGCCTGCATACGGGTTATACGCCGCTGGGTCAGGTGGCGTGGCAGCGCGCGAGCAAGACGCCGATTCAACAACACGCAGCGACCGAAGCCGACAGCGCCCTGTGGTGGCGATACAACTACGACAGCCGTGGCGAGATGGTGGAAAGCATCGACCGGCAGCATGGTCGGACGGTGTACGACTACGATCGCGCGGGGCAGTTGCTCAGACGCAGCGCCGAAGGTTTCGACGAGGAGCGCTTCACCTGGGATGCGGCGGGCAATCTGCTCAACGATGAGGGCCGGGTGGCCAATGAGAAGATCGCGCCGCTGCTCGATAATCTGCTGCGCGAGTACCACGGCGTTCGATACGAGTACGATGAGTGGGGACAGCTCGTTCGTCGCAACAGCATGGCGCTCGGTTGGGATGCGGAAGGGCATCTGCTGTGGACGGACGATGGTGTGGTGCGCGCGAGTTACCGGTATGATGCGCTGGGCCGGCGCATCGAGAAGCGTGTGCGTGCGGTTGCTGCTAACGGATTCTCTGAAAAGCGTGTCTGGTTTATTTGGGATAACTTACGGCTGGCGCAGGAGCGGGAGGATACGGGGAGCATTCGCACGTATCTTTATGATCCGGTGCGCGCGTATGCACCGCTTGCGCGTCTGGATCGCGCGTATGCGACGGATCAGGCGAAGGTCTATCACTATCACACGGACCCGGCGGGTACGGCCCGCGAAGTCACCGATGCGCAAGGGCGCGTGGTGTGGAGCGGGGGTTATGCGGCGTGGGGGAAGGTGCGGGCGAATCTGGCGTCGAGTGCTCAGCCATTCATCCAATCGCTGCGTATGCCGGGGCAGTATCATGATGATGAGTCGGGGCTGCACTACAACACCTTTCGGTATTACGATGCGCATGCGGGACGCTTCATCTCGTCTGATCCGATTGGGTTGGCGGGTGGATTCAATCTGTATCAATATGCGCCGAATCCGATTCGGTGGATCGACCCTTGGGGGTTAGCCAATCTCGATCACGAATCTGATTTCGATGCCGCACGACGAGCAGCGTTCGAGAAAGCAGGAATGACAAATCCTGAGAATGTTAGTTTTTCTAAGTTTGATCCAGAAACAGGAACTATTGTCGAATTCAAAGGCCCTGGTGGTGCGAAGGTCGCATATGACGGACCCCATGCTGACATGGATGCAGCGGTTGGGCACGATAAACCCCATGTTGGCTGGCAAACTGAAGGCAAACGTGGTGCTGGCGGAGCAGAACGCGGAAATGTTACATACGATGGAGAGCAGCATCCGCATCGTTCTGACATTAAGGGGGCAGGAGATTTATGCTGA
- a CDS encoding type VI secretion system Vgr family protein: MSGAALPKAATGESALLLRSIQGEEILSRTYSYAIDCCTPLDSVLPKQAAANLDLKSMIGKELTVSIELEGMGSFVPGLSGVAGAVNIGAGTREISGIVTEAHFVGQSDQQSFYQLVLKPWVSLLEQRTDFRIFQRKTVVEIIEQVFENYLYSYDLRLSERYPALDYQVQYGESDFHFIQRLMAEHGIYWFFEHSNGFHRMVLVDQLGAHKPVESVAYQTLWYFPPGHRADVEHIEYFDLNGSLQSGRWTTNDFDFKKPSATLIKQNELPQETAHNNLERYEWPGDFTDPSHGEQFARLRMEEVRAQGERAGGSGNVRDIVCGTTFRLEGYPHEAANREYLVIASSINASEASENSGSGKYSFTSSFVVQPATTVFRPARDDYKKPRTSGPQTAIVTGPPGQEIWTDQYGRVKLSFHWDRSGVKDQSSSCWVRVSYPWAGGGVGGVNIPRVGSEVIVDFENGDPDRPIVVGRLYNAEAMPPWDLPGGATQSGMISRSMKGAAGNANAIRFEDKQGGEELWLHAERDMRAEVNNDELHTVGQDRTRSVGRDEKADIGNDRTQRVGGNHGLSTEGNETAGIGGGFMRSVGALLPPDAPAPAAGTYTLKATQKIVLECGLSKITLQENGLIKIEGVQIDEIATGSFSMKGERIDLNKD, from the coding sequence ATGAGTGGCGCCGCGTTGCCCAAGGCGGCTACGGGTGAGTCCGCTTTGCTTTTGCGTTCGATCCAAGGCGAAGAGATTCTCTCGCGCACCTATTCCTATGCGATCGATTGCTGCACGCCGCTCGATTCCGTTCTGCCCAAGCAAGCTGCCGCAAATCTCGATCTGAAGTCGATGATCGGCAAGGAATTGACCGTATCCATCGAACTCGAAGGCATGGGGAGTTTTGTGCCCGGCTTGAGCGGCGTGGCCGGTGCGGTCAATATCGGTGCAGGCACGCGAGAGATCAGTGGCATCGTCACAGAGGCGCATTTCGTCGGTCAATCCGATCAGCAGAGCTTCTATCAACTGGTGCTGAAGCCTTGGGTGTCGCTGCTCGAACAGCGTACCGACTTCAGAATCTTTCAGCGCAAGACGGTGGTCGAGATCATCGAGCAGGTGTTCGAAAACTACCTCTACTCGTACGATCTGCGCCTGTCCGAACGATACCCGGCGCTCGACTATCAGGTTCAGTACGGCGAATCGGATTTCCATTTCATCCAGCGCCTGATGGCTGAACACGGCATCTATTGGTTCTTCGAACACAGCAACGGCTTCCACCGGATGGTCCTGGTGGACCAACTCGGCGCGCACAAGCCGGTTGAGAGCGTGGCCTATCAGACATTGTGGTATTTCCCGCCGGGACATCGGGCGGATGTCGAGCATATCGAGTATTTCGATCTGAACGGAAGCCTGCAGTCGGGCCGCTGGACAACAAACGACTTCGACTTCAAGAAGCCGAGTGCGACTTTAATCAAGCAGAACGAATTGCCGCAGGAAACCGCGCACAACAATCTCGAACGCTACGAGTGGCCGGGCGATTTCACGGATCCGTCGCATGGTGAGCAGTTCGCGCGCCTGCGCATGGAAGAAGTCCGCGCGCAGGGCGAGCGTGCGGGCGGTTCGGGTAACGTGCGCGACATCGTCTGCGGCACGACCTTCAGGCTCGAAGGGTATCCGCACGAGGCAGCCAATCGGGAGTATCTCGTCATCGCGTCATCTATCAATGCTTCGGAGGCGAGTGAAAACAGTGGTTCGGGGAAGTACTCCTTCACGTCATCGTTTGTCGTGCAGCCAGCGACGACCGTGTTTCGCCCTGCTCGCGACGACTATAAGAAACCCCGCACGAGCGGGCCGCAAACGGCCATCGTGACGGGACCGCCCGGACAGGAAATCTGGACGGATCAGTACGGTCGCGTGAAATTGAGTTTTCACTGGGATCGGTCAGGGGTGAAGGATCAGAGTTCGTCGTGCTGGGTGCGCGTGTCGTATCCGTGGGCGGGTGGCGGCGTCGGAGGCGTCAATATTCCGCGCGTGGGCAGCGAGGTCATCGTGGATTTCGAGAACGGAGATCCGGATCGGCCAATCGTCGTGGGACGGCTTTACAACGCGGAAGCGATGCCGCCCTGGGATTTGCCCGGAGGCGCGACGCAGAGCGGCATGATCTCGCGCTCCATGAAAGGCGCCGCCGGTAACGCCAACGCAATCCGCTTCGAGGACAAGCAGGGCGGAGAAGAGTTGTGGCTGCACGCCGAGCGGGACATGCGCGCCGAGGTCAACAACGACGAGTTGCATACGGTCGGGCAAGACCGCACGAGAAGTGTGGGACGCGACGAAAAAGCTGACATCGGAAATGATCGTACGCAACGTGTCGGCGGTAATCACGGATTGAGCACGGAAGGAAATGAGACTGCGGGCATAGGCGGCGGCTTCATGCGCTCCGTCGGCGCGCTGCTCCCGCCGGATGCGCCCGCACCTGCTGCCGGCACCTACACGCTGAAGGCAACGCAGAAGATCGTTCTCGAATGTGGCCTCTCGAAGATCACGTTGCAGGAAAACGGTTTGATCAAGATCGAAGGCGTTCAGATCGACGAGATCGCAACAGGGTCGTTCAGCATGAAAGGCGAACGAATCGATTTGAACAAGGATTGA
- the tssG gene encoding type VI secretion system baseplate subunit TssG, producing MERMSPTGLLRESGLSPELIERLEVEPWRFGFLSLMRRIGADTRIDPIGTARRPGAEPFRLGQQPSLTFSPREIANVGELNGRLHVRLFGLGMLGPNGPLPIHVTEIAREREESRRDKTLSRFLDIFHHRYLALLYRAWSSAQSAAGLDRRDDESFSFYVASLTGQDCDELAERALPAHAQLAASANLVREARDPDGLRMTLEHYFGVPVSLDEYVFHWVKVARDEQTHLGELTAASVIGDGAMLGEQAPDRQFRFRLVIGPVDIGQYLRFTPRGVALPELVDMVRSFVGREFEWELELRITAQSAPPAVIGGEQQLGWSGWLGRSPDGKPITGMRFDPEQYMKRGTKGGARASSGMD from the coding sequence ATGGAGCGAATGTCTCCAACGGGCTTGCTGCGCGAATCCGGACTCTCGCCAGAGTTGATCGAGCGCCTGGAGGTCGAGCCGTGGCGTTTCGGCTTTTTGTCGCTGATGCGGCGTATCGGCGCCGACACGCGGATCGACCCGATCGGCACCGCAAGGCGTCCGGGCGCAGAGCCGTTTCGGCTCGGACAGCAACCGAGCCTCACTTTCTCGCCACGGGAGATTGCGAATGTAGGCGAGCTGAACGGGCGGCTACATGTTCGGCTCTTCGGGCTCGGAATGCTCGGACCGAATGGGCCGCTTCCGATCCATGTGACGGAAATCGCGCGCGAGCGTGAAGAAAGCCGGCGCGACAAGACGCTGAGCCGCTTTCTCGACATTTTTCATCATCGCTATCTGGCGTTGCTGTATCGCGCATGGAGTTCGGCTCAGTCCGCCGCGGGACTCGACCGCCGCGACGACGAATCCTTTTCGTTCTATGTGGCGAGCCTCACGGGGCAGGACTGCGATGAGCTGGCCGAGCGCGCGTTGCCGGCGCACGCGCAATTGGCCGCATCGGCAAATCTGGTGCGCGAGGCGCGCGATCCCGACGGATTGCGCATGACGCTCGAACATTATTTCGGCGTGCCCGTGAGCCTCGACGAATACGTTTTTCACTGGGTCAAGGTGGCGCGCGACGAACAGACCCACCTCGGCGAACTCACGGCCGCCTCGGTCATCGGCGACGGAGCAATGCTCGGCGAGCAGGCGCCGGATCGCCAGTTCCGCTTTCGGCTGGTGATCGGTCCTGTCGACATCGGCCAGTATTTGCGCTTCACGCCGCGTGGCGTGGCGCTGCCCGAGCTGGTCGATATGGTGCGCAGTTTCGTGGGCCGGGAGTTCGAATGGGAACTGGAACTGCGGATCACGGCACAGAGTGCGCCGCCCGCCGTGATCGGCGGCGAACAGCAATTGGGATGGTCGGGATGGCTGGGACGATCTCCCGATGGCAAGCCCATCACCGGCATGCGTTTCGATCCCGAGCAGTATATGAAACGCGGCACGAAGGGCGGAGCACGCGCTTCGTCGGGCATGGATTGA